Within the Nocardioides humi genome, the region TTCGAGAGCGTCTGGATCCGCGAGGTCCGCCCAGGTGATCCGCAGGCATCGCCAGCCGGTGAGTTCCGCGACCATGTCCTGGCGCCGCTTCTCTCGCAGAACCGCGTCGGCGGCCGTCTCGCCGGGACGCAGATAGCGCTCGTACTTCACTCGACCGTCGAACTCGATCCAGAAGCCGAGATCAGGAAAGGCGAAGTCCAGGTGGGCGACGACCACGCCGCCCTCGCGGACCTCGTACTGTGCGATGGGGCGCGGAAGCCCGCGTTGGAAGCAGAAGTACTCGGTGCGCGACTCGGCAACCGACTCGACCAGCGGATTGGCCAATCGCAGGACCAGATCCGTGGGGAGCGAGTTCGGCCAACGGTCCATCGTGTCGTCGTACCGCCCTCGGAGCGTGTCCAGGTCGAAGTCACCCCGATGCAGGAAGTGGTTGACGACAACCAGGCCGGCCTCGGCGGATCCGAGCATCGTGGCCTCGAGCGAGGCGCGGACCGGAGACATGACCAGCAGTCCGTTCGTCTCGATGACGTCGCCGGCGAGCAGCTTGCCGCAATGGCGTCGTACGCCGCGCTCCTTGCGGCCTGCTCGTCCGTCCTCCCGCGTGAGATGCACTTCGCTGAGGTCGAAGCCCCAGAGGGGTGCGACGGTGAACGGCAATGCCGAGACGTGGCTGAGGACGACCTCGGTGTTCGCCTGCGCATAGGTCGCCCGACACCTGACGGCGTAGCGTTCGTCCTCGGACATCCGCCGCCAAGCCGGGCCGTCGCAGTAGGCGCCACGTCGCGGCCGGTCGAGGGAGCCGCATCTCACCGCCGCAGCGATCGACCGATCGCTCTGACCTGATCGAACAAGGTCACGGCGTAGGTGGATCGGAAGGAGGCGAGGGTCGTCCGGGCGCAGCTGCATTCGTGCAGATTGCCCGGCGTCGGGCGACATCAGGCCACCCAATCTGGATCTGTGGAAAACGGGACGGACCGGGTCTTCCTGACCGTCTCCCTCGCTTCCTGGCCGTTGCAACGGCCAGGAAGCGAGGGAATCGCCGCTGAAGCGGTGAATCCTGCATCCGCCGACGTCAGCCCTTGCGGTACGGCACCCCGTCGGCGGCGGGGGCACGGGAGTGACCGACCAGACCGGCGACGGCGACGATCGTGACGACGTACGGCAGCATCAGCATGAACTGGCTGGGGACGGGGGAGCCGAGGACGGACAGCACGCCGGAGAGGTTCGAGGCGAAGCCGAACAGCAGGGCGGCGAGCGTGGCGCGCACGGGGTCCCAGCGGCCGAAGATGACGGCGGCGAGGGCGATGTACCCGGCGCCGTCGGTCATCTCCTCGCCGAACTGGGGGACCGAGACCAGCGTGTACGTCGCGCCGCCGGCGCCGGCGATCAGGCCGGCGATGAGCAGCGTGGTGTAGCGGGTCCGGTTGACCTTGATGCCGACGGTGTCGGCCGCCTTGGGGTGCTCGCCGACGGCGCGGACGCGCAGGCCCCACTTGGTGCGGTAGAGCGCCCAGGCGACGACGGCGACGGCGACGTACATGAGGTAGACGAGGATGGTCTGCCGGAAGAGCACCGGCCCGATCACGGGGATCTCGCCGAGCACGGGGATCGGGATCCGCGAGAAGTGGTCGGGGGCGTTGAGCTCCCGCGGGTGCTCGGAGAGCACCTGGCCGAACAGGAAGCTGGTCAGGCCGATCACCAGCACGTTGAGGACGACGCCGACGATGACCTGGTCGACGAAGTAGGTGATCGCGAAGAAGCCGAGCACCAGCGCGACCAGGCCGCCGGCGAGCATCGCGGCGACCAGGCCGCCCCAGGGGGAGCCGACGACGGTGCCGAAGATGGCGGCGGCGAAGGCG harbors:
- a CDS encoding ABC transporter permease, whose product is MSDTKITVPVPADADAPTAIPLRTALKAPILLGVVTVLIALLVIFKDRAGDTTFRLAADTDFFDLPEVTVPSTGTVITVVLLLAACTVASGLLASRGRRTPLWLIAGFAVVAMVGFLAWAAAGKTVPVIGLLGGSIALAVPLVFGALGGVLGERAGVVNIAIDGQLLFGAFAAAIFGTVVGSPWGGLVAAMLAGGLVALVLGFFAITYFVDQVIVGVVLNVLVIGLTSFLFGQVLSEHPRELNAPDHFSRIPIPVLGEIPVIGPVLFRQTILVYLMYVAVAVVAWALYRTKWGLRVRAVGEHPKAADTVGIKVNRTRYTTLLIAGLIAGAGGATYTLVSVPQFGEEMTDGAGYIALAAVIFGRWDPVRATLAALLFGFASNLSGVLSVLGSPVPSQFMLMLPYVVTIVAVAGLVGHSRAPAADGVPYRKG